From Polypterus senegalus isolate Bchr_013 chromosome 15, ASM1683550v1, whole genome shotgun sequence, the proteins below share one genomic window:
- the plekhf2 gene encoding pleckstrin homology domain-containing family F member 2 — MVDRLANSEANSKRIAVVEGCFGAAGQPLAIPGRVLIGEGVLTKLCRKKPKARQFFLFNDILVYGNIVIQKKKYNKQHIIPLENVTIDSIKDEGDLRNGWLIKTPTKSFAVYAATATEKSEWMNHISKCVTDLLEKSGKAPNNEHAAVWVPDSEASVCMRCQKIKFTPVNRRHHCRKCGFVVCGPCSEKKFLLPSQSSKPVRVCDFCYHQLSSGQLSASLPTRSDSYSRASKFSTNNMSDDDDDDDSSD, encoded by the coding sequence ATGGTTGATCGACTTGCTAACAGTGAAGCAAATTCAAAACGTATTGCGGTTGTGGAGGGCTGCTTTGGAGCAGCAGGTCAGCCACTGGCTATTCCTGGTCGAGTTCTCATTGGAGAAGGCGTTCTTACAAAACTCTGTCGAAAGAAACCAAAAGCCAGGCAGTTTTTTCTCTTTAATGATATCCTTGTCTATGGCAATATAGTCATTCAGAAAAAGAAGTACAACAAGCAGCACATAATACCACTTGAAAATGTAACAATTGATTCAATTAAGGACGAAGGAGATCTGCGTAATGGATGGCTTATAAAAACACCAACAAAATCTTTTGCTGTATACGCTGCTACTGCCACAGAGAAATCTGAATGGATGAATCATATTAGCAAGTGTGTGACTGATCTACTTGAAAAAAGTGGAAAAGCACCCAATAATGAACATGCTGCCGTGTGGGTACCTGACTCAGAAGCTTCGGTGTGCATGCGCTGTCAGAAAATAAAGTTTACTCCAGTGAACCGGCGCCATCATTGCCGTAAATGTGGCTTTGTTGTATGTGGGCCTTGCTCTGAGAAGAAATTCCTCCTTCCTAGCCAGTCGTCCAAGCCAGTACGTGTTTGCGACTTTTGCTATCATCAGCTCTCCAGTGGGCAGTTGAGTGCAAGCCTACCGACAAGATCAGACTCTTACAGCAGAGCTTCAAAATTTTCAACAAATAATATGTCTGATGATGACGACGATGATGACAGCAGTGACTGA